One genomic segment of candidate division KSB1 bacterium includes these proteins:
- a CDS encoding class I SAM-dependent methyltransferase: MTTSAPGPVTIEEVKKYWNENVIGIEVTDKEPGTPEFFDELERYYDIKYREEELYARHADFAGKKLLEVGCGWGRDLIKYARNEAIVTAVDLTESGVALARKYLEYRGLKGDVRVASAEELPFEDNSFDVVICIGVLMCTPNIQKAIDEIYRVLRPGGEAVVMLYHKWSWYNLLVRVSGIGYETQGVDAPLIATHSRRDVRRLFGKFSSIKMHMTGFPMKTVKRHGLLVGLYNSIFVPAFNALPRRLTRSIGWHIYIDLRK, from the coding sequence ATGACCACTAGTGCCCCAGGCCCAGTGACCATCGAAGAGGTCAAGAAGTACTGGAACGAGAATGTCATCGGCATCGAGGTGACCGACAAAGAGCCTGGCACGCCGGAGTTCTTCGACGAGCTGGAACGCTACTATGACATCAAATACCGGGAGGAAGAGCTGTACGCTCGCCACGCCGACTTTGCCGGCAAGAAGCTCCTTGAGGTGGGGTGCGGGTGGGGGAGAGACTTGATCAAGTACGCGCGCAACGAGGCCATCGTCACGGCGGTGGACCTGACCGAGAGCGGCGTGGCGCTGGCCCGCAAATATCTGGAATACCGTGGCCTCAAAGGGGACGTGCGCGTGGCCAGTGCCGAGGAGTTGCCCTTCGAGGACAACTCTTTCGATGTGGTCATCTGCATCGGCGTGCTCATGTGCACGCCAAACATCCAAAAGGCTATCGACGAGATTTATCGCGTGCTGCGTCCCGGCGGCGAGGCGGTGGTCATGCTCTACCACAAGTGGTCCTGGTACAATCTGCTGGTGCGCGTCTCCGGGATCGGCTACGAGACGCAGGGAGTGGACGCCCCGCTGATTGCCACCCATTCGCGGCGGGATGTGCGCCGCCTGTTCGGCAAGTTCTCGAGCATCAAGATGCACATGACCGGCTTTCCCATGAAGACGGTGAAACGACACGGGCTGTTGGTCGGCCTGTACAATTCGATTTTTGTGCCGGCCTTCAATGCCCTTCCCAGACGGCTTACCAGGTCCATCGGCTGGCACATCTACATCGACCTGAGGAAGTGA
- a CDS encoding PKD domain-containing protein, which translates to MFVPGTYHTGLEWDGHSAWLVDGEAELIYELDGSGNTRNFYLPPGTFPRDIAWDGSDLWIADADNDRIYKLRGPIMGPEPRASFTVTPTSGFLETLFLVDASSSQDQVTPLADLEVRWDWENDGAYDTEYSKVKTANHQYASPGTKTIRLEVKDTDGYTGTTTRSVSVSARAPQAFSLVSPRSGDTVRTYLPSFKWRTARDADPGDTVRYFVQYSKSSYFSIFDTLAAGTDTPAAVRDSLQQLQRYYWRVEAVDRWGAKTLSSQSWNFLVADLTPPSFTIGLLQNPIITEDLDLYAIPNETLDQRGVQCTANGIPVPMSELDAARRIYVGDYQLSGERKTGGHHERQRCDMGK; encoded by the coding sequence ATGTTTGTTCCCGGTACTTATCACACTGGTCTGGAATGGGACGGCCATTCTGCGTGGCTGGTGGACGGCGAGGCTGAACTCATCTACGAACTGGACGGCTCTGGCAACACTCGGAACTTCTATCTGCCGCCGGGGACCTTTCCCAGGGATATTGCCTGGGACGGCAGTGATCTTTGGATTGCAGATGCTGACAACGACAGAATCTACAAGTTGAGAGGTCCCATCATGGGGCCTGAGCCGAGGGCTTCGTTCACGGTAACCCCAACGTCCGGTTTCCTGGAGACCCTTTTCCTGGTTGACGCTTCCAGTTCACAAGACCAAGTTACTCCCCTCGCGGACCTCGAGGTTCGGTGGGATTGGGAAAACGATGGGGCGTACGACACCGAATACTCCAAGGTCAAGACTGCAAACCATCAGTACGCCTCACCGGGAACCAAGACAATTAGGCTTGAGGTCAAGGATACGGACGGGTATACCGGCACGACAACAAGAAGCGTCTCAGTAAGCGCGAGGGCCCCTCAGGCTTTCAGCCTAGTTTCTCCGCGATCAGGTGATACCGTTAGAACGTACCTGCCCTCATTCAAGTGGCGGACCGCGCGAGACGCTGACCCAGGAGATACGGTGCGCTATTTTGTTCAGTATTCGAAAAGCTCCTATTTCTCCATCTTCGATACACTCGCAGCAGGCACCGACACCCCTGCTGCCGTACGTGATTCTTTGCAGCAATTACAGAGGTACTATTGGCGGGTGGAAGCGGTGGATCGCTGGGGAGCAAAGACCCTGAGCTCTCAAAGTTGGAATTTCCTGGTCGCAGACCTCACGCCCCCCTCTTTCACAATCGGTCTCCTGCAGAATCCCATAATCACAGAGGATCTCGATCTGTACGCCATCCCCAACGAGACACTGGATCAGCGCGGGGTTCAGTGTACCGCCAACGGGATCCCTGTTCCTATGTCGGAGCTCGACGCTGCGCGTCGAATCTATGTTGGTGATTACCAGCTCTCGGGGGAGCGGAAGACTGGTGGTCATCATGAGAGGCAAAGATGCGATATGGGGAAATGA
- a CDS encoding tetratricopeptide repeat protein, translating to MTAFMLKQSPGRAVLICLVCVVALATCSKETPTAPKKGPVTWIAEGWRYFEAKDFAEAVNCFSTALNMNPSDSIAAIAHCGLGWSQARQRAYEVAHNNFTFSVQKDSTTPGPYVADSYAGRAATFFRMNLYSEAISDVKKALSSTGTYEFVHDRTVRFTDLHFLMAEAYYHTRQYQMAQEKVDFLRALFALPPINWTVVPYMVDGLGYGTYQEALLKAIEGLRSRV from the coding sequence ATGACAGCCTTCATGCTCAAACAGTCGCCTGGACGTGCGGTGTTGATCTGCCTTGTCTGCGTCGTGGCCCTCGCTACCTGCAGCAAAGAGACACCCACGGCACCAAAGAAGGGTCCCGTTACATGGATTGCTGAGGGCTGGAGATACTTCGAGGCGAAGGACTTCGCCGAGGCAGTTAATTGCTTCAGCACTGCACTCAACATGAATCCAAGCGACAGCATCGCTGCAATCGCGCATTGCGGGTTGGGCTGGAGTCAGGCAAGGCAGCGCGCATACGAGGTAGCTCACAACAATTTCACTTTCTCGGTCCAGAAGGACTCCACCACGCCCGGCCCATATGTTGCCGACTCTTACGCCGGCAGGGCTGCAACCTTCTTTCGAATGAACCTCTACAGTGAGGCAATTTCTGACGTGAAGAAGGCCCTGAGCAGTACCGGCACCTATGAATTCGTTCACGACCGGACAGTGAGATTCACTGACCTTCACTTCTTGATGGCCGAAGCCTACTACCACACTCGTCAGTACCAAATGGCACAGGAAAAAGTAGACTTCCTTCGTGCCTTGTTTGCTCTTCCTCCGATCAACTGGACTGTAGTCCCCTATATGGTTGATGGTTTGGGGTATGGAACTTACCAGGAAGCTCTTCTCAAAGCGATCGAGGGACTTCGGAGCAGAGTGTAG
- a CDS encoding ATP-binding protein produces MFPSKNCPPLLTTHDANHDGYDECYHARSLGPAKALTGTIEQRDHRGNSTEQYNFPGAETASLSFADLVGDGREELVVWLLRNDTAFVDIRTTDDQRVTRFPALTTDEHTNLDNIGRWDCPGFLIDSRDLDGDGQNDLIFLVRTGHAGSPRGLFAFRFPDGAILWQEKMVAFPTASLATDLEGDGLPEYVLGTDTPQNLRAPINGTKDDVAYLMVFDHDGKRLFRKELAAKGTFVRTYQFREHAQGTARCAVLCNRVQKEAQVLPSDLFEMEFPQLALRRLLPPPPFSRSAFTIADLDEDGISEALLVAEDSRAQLYRYSVDKRVFVPQLERKVPVQGIDGAAGVACYDLNLDGTKEVVCETLRGFVVLDARLRLLGADAGLGGPLLIRRGKEKPLLVANRRDREGSLLLRFEPTPHLWWNCAAIVAPPLAVVVVLGLLTWHFLLSLSAYCSLPVLSPTANWVRLDRHLRPREWSGALAERVNRSTTSISLGDLLPPSAVQYVQGWLRVHGAHSAESVQELELPDRTHGLFIFEWYPRPGLTLSGGGVLLWRQLPVSAPFRSGEWLKLTRGMVHDLNNPLSAALTLLGRLRRELQPTVQNQDQCQEHLGEMENQVVQARNTALRLPSLMDLASHKPRPCDVNALVEEVCKQFRGEVGPEVLFHLNAGKDLPLVHVAHDALRMALRNVIQNAVEAVGKRGNIFLTTYRESRQRPESSQWEEWIVIEVLDDGPGIPPDLLGRLFEPGVTTKPGGSGVGLAITKEIMQSLQGDVRVECPGGHGTSVTLSIPVRHPPA; encoded by the coding sequence TTGTTCCCGTCAAAGAACTGCCCCCCTCTCCTCACGACCCACGATGCTAACCACGACGGCTACGATGAGTGCTACCATGCGCGGAGTCTTGGTCCTGCCAAAGCGCTCACTGGGACCATCGAGCAGCGGGACCACAGGGGGAATAGCACAGAGCAGTACAACTTCCCTGGTGCAGAGACAGCTTCTCTCAGCTTTGCGGACTTGGTGGGCGACGGCCGCGAGGAACTGGTTGTCTGGCTCCTCCGCAATGACACTGCCTTTGTGGATATCCGCACCACGGACGACCAGCGGGTGACCCGCTTCCCTGCGCTCACCACCGACGAGCATACCAACCTCGACAACATCGGACGCTGGGATTGCCCAGGGTTCCTAATCGACAGCCGCGACTTGGACGGGGACGGGCAGAATGACCTGATCTTTCTGGTGCGCACAGGACATGCCGGGTCTCCCCGCGGTCTTTTCGCTTTCCGGTTTCCAGACGGCGCCATCTTATGGCAGGAGAAGATGGTGGCGTTTCCCACCGCGTCACTCGCCACCGACTTGGAAGGGGACGGGCTGCCGGAGTATGTACTCGGCACGGACACCCCACAGAATCTAAGGGCGCCAATCAACGGCACGAAGGACGACGTGGCTTACCTAATGGTCTTTGACCATGACGGCAAAAGACTTTTTAGGAAAGAGCTCGCCGCCAAGGGTACGTTTGTCCGCACCTACCAGTTCCGCGAGCACGCCCAGGGAACGGCGCGGTGCGCAGTCTTGTGTAACCGGGTCCAGAAGGAAGCACAGGTCCTGCCCAGCGACCTCTTCGAGATGGAATTCCCGCAGCTGGCCCTGCGCCGTCTCTTGCCGCCGCCTCCCTTCTCCCGCTCGGCCTTCACCATTGCCGACCTCGATGAAGATGGTATCTCCGAAGCCTTGCTCGTTGCCGAAGACTCGAGGGCTCAACTTTACCGCTATAGTGTCGACAAACGGGTTTTTGTGCCCCAACTGGAACGCAAGGTGCCCGTTCAGGGCATAGATGGTGCAGCCGGCGTCGCGTGCTACGACCTCAACCTGGACGGTACTAAGGAAGTAGTGTGCGAGACGCTCAGAGGGTTTGTCGTGCTCGACGCGCGGCTAAGGCTCCTCGGAGCAGATGCTGGCCTGGGAGGCCCCTTACTCATAAGACGGGGGAAAGAGAAGCCCCTGCTGGTAGCCAATCGTAGAGACCGAGAGGGCTCCCTCCTTCTGCGGTTCGAACCAACCCCGCATCTCTGGTGGAACTGTGCGGCCATCGTGGCGCCCCCATTGGCCGTAGTGGTGGTGCTTGGTCTGCTCACCTGGCACTTCTTGCTTTCGCTCTCCGCCTACTGCAGCCTCCCTGTGCTTAGCCCTACAGCGAACTGGGTGCGGTTAGACCGCCACCTGCGCCCACGGGAGTGGAGCGGGGCGCTGGCCGAGCGGGTCAACCGGAGCACGACCTCAATTTCCTTGGGCGACCTCCTGCCACCGAGCGCCGTGCAGTATGTGCAAGGTTGGCTGAGGGTACATGGTGCCCACAGTGCCGAGAGCGTTCAGGAGCTCGAACTGCCGGACCGAACGCACGGCCTCTTCATCTTCGAGTGGTACCCCCGGCCTGGGCTAACTCTCTCCGGTGGTGGCGTCCTTCTCTGGCGCCAGCTCCCCGTCTCCGCGCCGTTCCGCTCCGGGGAGTGGCTCAAACTGACCCGCGGCATGGTCCACGACCTGAACAATCCCCTTTCGGCGGCACTGACACTGCTGGGACGCCTGCGGCGGGAGTTGCAGCCCACAGTCCAAAATCAGGATCAATGCCAGGAGCACCTCGGAGAGATGGAGAACCAGGTCGTGCAAGCGCGCAACACGGCCCTTCGCTTACCCTCTTTGATGGACTTGGCATCGCACAAGCCACGCCCATGCGATGTGAACGCTCTGGTCGAAGAAGTTTGCAAGCAGTTCCGTGGCGAGGTGGGGCCGGAGGTACTCTTTCACCTCAACGCTGGCAAGGACCTCCCCCTGGTGCACGTGGCGCACGATGCCTTGCGCATGGCCCTGCGCAACGTCATCCAGAACGCGGTGGAAGCGGTGGGCAAACGTGGGAACATCTTCCTCACCACCTACCGTGAAAGCAGGCAGCGCCCGGAGAGCAGCCAGTGGGAAGAGTGGATTGTCATCGAGGTTCTCGACGACGGGCCGGGCATCCCGCCGGACCTTCTGGGCAGGCTGTTTGAGCCTGGTGTGACCACCAAGCCAGGAGGCTCAGGCGTCGGTCTCGCCATTACCAAGGAGATAATGCAGTCGCTGCAAGGCGACGTGCGCGTCGAGTGCCCAGGGGGGCACGGTACCTCGGTCACGTTGAGCATTCCGGTGCGCCACCCTCCCGCCTAA
- a CDS encoding class I SAM-dependent methyltransferase yields the protein MAFSKESRQYWETYVNDIEVAQHEVGTREFFEDLRTFRYDPSRMGYMLEEIRRLGQLHPGGRVLEVGCGPGTDLRQLAAIGLKPIAIDMTLNGARLAKQHLRTFGLEGQVVVCDAEKLCFANDSFDAVWSAGVLHHVDDTEGAIGEIHRVLSPGGTFVAILYHKYSWLYFLSKAFRVNIEHTDAEAPIIKTYSKRQGRELLRQFKDVEVYLERPPRPAKSTRKGVKAFLFNRVFCRVFMILPQAWGKAIGWHLVLRGRK from the coding sequence GTGGCTTTTTCCAAGGAAAGCCGGCAGTACTGGGAGACATATGTCAACGACATCGAGGTGGCCCAGCACGAGGTGGGCACCCGGGAGTTCTTCGAAGACCTGCGTACCTTTCGCTACGATCCCAGCCGCATGGGGTACATGCTGGAGGAGATCCGTCGGCTGGGGCAGCTCCACCCAGGAGGCCGCGTGCTGGAGGTGGGCTGTGGCCCCGGCACCGACCTGCGGCAGCTCGCCGCCATTGGCCTGAAGCCAATAGCCATCGATATGACCCTCAACGGGGCGAGGCTCGCCAAACAACACTTGCGCACCTTTGGCCTTGAAGGGCAAGTCGTGGTGTGCGATGCCGAGAAGCTCTGTTTTGCCAACGACTCTTTCGACGCCGTCTGGTCGGCAGGGGTCCTGCACCACGTGGACGACACCGAGGGAGCCATCGGCGAGATCCACCGTGTGCTCAGCCCAGGGGGGACGTTTGTCGCCATCCTTTACCACAAGTACTCCTGGCTCTATTTCCTGTCCAAGGCCTTTCGGGTGAACATTGAGCACACCGACGCAGAGGCCCCCATCATCAAGACCTACTCCAAGAGACAGGGCAGGGAACTTTTGCGTCAGTTCAAAGACGTGGAGGTCTACCTCGAGCGGCCGCCTCGGCCCGCCAAGAGCACCCGGAAAGGGGTGAAGGCCTTCCTGTTCAATCGGGTGTTCTGTCGTGTGTTTATGATTCTTCCGCAGGCCTGGGGCAAAGCCATCGGTTGGCATTTGGTGTTGCGCGGCCGAAAGTAA
- a CDS encoding C2 domain-containing protein, with protein MQPDEISGGRGTTMRSSLLLLTALCLLQATPAACQKAGILLRGPVAHGQATPQQADSIAAELQQCLASTGVLELLPATTPGLEGSAQTSGHQPLADEVIEGKLTRTGGSFALTLTSSLTATRAVETFHGEAATLAELCTRLVPTFAQQVAERHKKGRLVIRIERGFDIYPMDKYFGVSDPFVEVYVDTLLVGVTQVRQDEKDPVWDEEFLLPAVEAKTITLFVFDKDALEHRELIGRVTVPWGRDGVYSIRRPRYVRDFGKVQVSFGR; from the coding sequence ATGCAGCCCGATGAGATTTCCGGCGGCCGGGGAACGACCATGAGGTCTTCGCTTCTCCTCCTCACTGCACTTTGCCTGCTGCAGGCAACGCCGGCAGCCTGCCAAAAGGCCGGGATCTTGTTGCGCGGCCCCGTTGCCCACGGACAGGCCACGCCGCAGCAGGCCGATTCCATAGCCGCAGAGTTGCAGCAGTGCTTAGCGAGCACAGGTGTGCTGGAACTGCTGCCGGCAACCACCCCGGGGCTCGAGGGGTCGGCACAGACTTCAGGGCACCAACCCCTCGCCGACGAGGTCATCGAGGGAAAGCTCACCAGGACAGGTGGCAGTTTTGCCCTGACCCTCACCTCCTCTCTGACTGCCACACGCGCGGTTGAAACATTCCATGGCGAAGCGGCGACTCTGGCTGAGCTGTGCACTCGGCTTGTGCCCACTTTTGCGCAGCAGGTGGCCGAACGCCACAAGAAGGGGCGGCTCGTCATCCGCATCGAACGTGGCTTCGACATCTACCCCATGGATAAATACTTCGGCGTGTCTGACCCGTTCGTGGAGGTGTACGTCGACACGTTGTTGGTGGGCGTTACCCAGGTGCGCCAGGACGAAAAAGACCCTGTCTGGGACGAGGAGTTCCTGCTCCCTGCGGTTGAGGCCAAGACGATAACGCTGTTCGTTTTCGACAAGGATGCTCTTGAGCACCGGGAGCTCATTGGCCGGGTCACTGTGCCCTGGGGCAGGGACGGCGTCTACTCCATCCGGCGCCCCCGTTACGTGCGAGATTTCGGGAAGGTTCAGGTCTCATTCGGTCGCTGA
- the selB gene encoding selenocysteine-specific translation elongation factor has translation MAHVIIGTAGHIDHGKSALVKALTGTDPDRLKEEKERGLTIDLGFAFLGERAAFIDVPGHERFVKNMVAGVSTVDAVLFVVAADDGVMPQTREHLDILTLLELKRGVIALTKIDLVDSEWVAMVTADVRNLVQGTFLQEAPIIPVSSVTGEGIAQLRQALDELIASTPSRSDQGVFWLPVDRSFIMKGFGTVVTGSVLSGAAKVGDELELHPQRRLVRVRGLQTHGRDVTLVRAGDRAALNLVGVHKEEVQRGDVLASPGYFTPSTLLDVRLRLLPAAGRSLRHNTRVRLHVGTRELMARVSLLEHNDLPPGGSTFAQLRLEEVITARRLDRFVIRQYSPPMTIGGGVILDANPRPHRRFRPEVLQQMAALEKDTPEETVMALLQAQPLQPLSLAQLTKGTGLAQPNAEELVGRLVQNGTLLRLGSERQPTYALPGSVVAVKEAALAELRRYHAQFPLRAGMPRAELREAIGRGLDQTLFTAALDELRHSGEVKENGGLVALSTHRIVLSPADQALREELLQALVAARFSPPSTEELSRALGRRREDVERVLAALYALGEVLRVEEGIYLPQTLVAEAQKRLADYFATHEEVTVSAFREMLGTSRRYALPLLLHFDEQGFTERRGEARVLRKKDAAR, from the coding sequence ATGGCACACGTCATCATCGGCACGGCCGGACACATCGACCACGGCAAATCGGCTCTGGTCAAGGCACTGACCGGCACGGATCCGGACCGACTCAAAGAGGAGAAGGAACGGGGTCTGACCATTGACCTCGGCTTTGCCTTCCTGGGCGAGCGGGCGGCGTTCATCGACGTCCCGGGTCACGAGCGTTTTGTCAAGAACATGGTGGCAGGGGTCAGCACGGTGGACGCCGTGCTGTTCGTGGTGGCGGCAGACGACGGGGTGATGCCGCAGACGCGCGAACATCTGGACATCCTCACCCTGCTCGAACTCAAGCGGGGGGTCATTGCCCTCACCAAGATTGACCTGGTCGACAGCGAATGGGTAGCCATGGTGACTGCCGACGTGCGCAATCTGGTGCAGGGCACCTTCTTACAGGAGGCGCCCATCATTCCGGTGTCGAGCGTCACTGGTGAGGGGATCGCACAGCTACGCCAGGCGTTAGATGAGCTCATCGCCAGCACCCCTTCGCGCTCCGACCAGGGTGTGTTCTGGCTCCCTGTGGACCGCTCGTTCATCATGAAAGGCTTCGGCACGGTGGTCACCGGCTCGGTGCTGTCGGGCGCGGCAAAGGTGGGTGACGAACTTGAGCTCCATCCCCAGCGCCGCTTGGTGCGGGTGCGTGGTTTGCAGACGCACGGCCGCGACGTCACGCTCGTGCGCGCAGGGGATAGGGCAGCCTTGAACCTGGTTGGCGTTCACAAAGAGGAAGTGCAGCGAGGGGACGTGCTGGCGAGCCCGGGATACTTCACGCCCTCGACCCTGCTGGATGTGCGCTTGCGCCTTTTGCCGGCAGCCGGACGCTCCCTGCGCCACAACACGCGCGTCCGCCTGCACGTGGGCACCCGCGAGCTCATGGCTCGGGTTTCCCTGCTCGAGCACAACGACCTCCCCCCCGGCGGGTCGACGTTCGCCCAGCTCCGCTTGGAGGAAGTCATTACGGCACGCCGCCTGGACCGCTTCGTGATCCGGCAGTACTCCCCGCCCATGACCATCGGCGGCGGCGTGATTCTGGACGCCAATCCGCGCCCGCATCGGCGCTTCCGCCCGGAGGTGCTGCAGCAGATGGCCGCCTTGGAGAAGGACACTCCAGAAGAGACGGTGATGGCTTTGCTGCAGGCGCAGCCGCTGCAGCCCCTCTCGCTCGCTCAACTCACCAAGGGGACAGGACTTGCCCAGCCGAACGCAGAAGAACTGGTGGGGCGCCTGGTGCAGAACGGCACGCTGCTCAGGCTCGGCTCTGAGCGCCAGCCGACCTACGCCTTGCCTGGCAGCGTAGTGGCGGTCAAAGAGGCGGCGCTTGCGGAGTTGCGGCGCTACCACGCCCAGTTTCCCCTCAGAGCGGGCATGCCGCGCGCCGAATTGCGCGAGGCGATCGGCCGTGGGCTGGACCAAACCCTCTTCACCGCCGCACTGGATGAGCTCCGGCACAGCGGCGAGGTCAAGGAGAATGGCGGCCTGGTCGCCCTGTCCACGCACCGCATCGTGCTCTCCCCTGCCGATCAAGCCCTGCGAGAAGAGCTATTGCAGGCACTCGTCGCGGCACGCTTCTCCCCGCCTAGCACCGAGGAGCTATCAAGAGCCTTGGGCCGGAGGCGTGAAGACGTGGAACGCGTCCTGGCGGCACTGTACGCCCTGGGCGAAGTGCTCCGCGTAGAGGAAGGCATCTACCTGCCGCAAACCCTTGTCGCCGAGGCCCAGAAGCGACTTGCCGACTACTTTGCCACCCACGAGGAAGTGACGGTGAGCGCCTTCCGCGAAATGCTGGGCACCAGCCGCCGCTATGCCCTGCCGCTTCTGCTCCACTTCGACGAGCAGGGGTTCACTGAACGCAGGGGGGAGGCGCGTGTTCTGAGGAAGAAAGATGCAGCCCGATGA
- a CDS encoding sigma-54 dependent transcriptional regulator, translated as MEEPIRVLIADDNRNLRLQLRDIAEEAGYQVEEAADGEEAIGRLSDADYDLLLLDLQMPKLSGLQVLERAKGLAHPPEVLIVTDYATVDAAVEATRLGAFDFIERDAVERRLPVSMRNALQKRQIEPENQQLRSLREPGELLGTSAVMAALRQRIAQVAKSDSTVLILGESGSGKELVARALHQQSPRAAKPFVVVNCSALSDTLLESELFGHVKGAFTGAHSAKRGMFECADSGTIFLDEIGDMSPAAQAKVLHVLEYGDVHKVGSLESIRVNVRVLAATNRQLEQDVAEGRFRPDLYHRLKVVVLHVPPLREHPEDIPLLANHFLRTFCELNRRPPATLAPEALQLLFRYHWPNNIRELRNLMERVWILCSSEVVNAWELEQVWEKEEGQVPESLFRGQIVPLAEAWRQFERAYIRRALVACRGNVSETARLLQINRSHLHVKMRELGVGGGPAS; from the coding sequence ATGGAAGAACCTATTCGTGTCCTGATCGCTGACGACAACCGCAACCTCCGCCTGCAGCTGCGCGATATCGCCGAGGAAGCGGGTTACCAGGTGGAAGAGGCAGCTGATGGCGAGGAGGCGATCGGCCGGCTGTCCGATGCCGATTACGACCTGCTGCTCCTCGACCTGCAGATGCCCAAGCTCTCCGGCCTGCAGGTGCTGGAACGTGCCAAAGGCCTGGCGCACCCCCCGGAAGTGTTGATCGTTACCGACTATGCCACCGTTGACGCTGCCGTAGAGGCGACGCGCTTAGGGGCATTCGACTTTATCGAGCGTGACGCCGTGGAACGGCGCCTGCCGGTGAGCATGCGCAATGCGCTGCAAAAGCGGCAGATAGAACCTGAGAACCAGCAGCTGCGCAGCCTTCGCGAGCCTGGCGAACTGCTGGGCACCAGCGCGGTGATGGCTGCCCTGCGCCAGCGCATTGCCCAGGTGGCCAAAAGCGACAGCACCGTGCTCATTCTCGGCGAGAGCGGCTCAGGCAAGGAGCTGGTGGCACGGGCCCTCCATCAACAGAGCCCGCGCGCCGCCAAGCCGTTTGTCGTGGTCAACTGCAGCGCCCTGAGCGACACGCTGTTGGAGAGCGAGCTCTTCGGGCACGTGAAGGGGGCCTTCACGGGTGCCCACTCCGCCAAGAGGGGCATGTTCGAATGTGCCGATTCCGGCACTATCTTCCTCGATGAGATCGGCGACATGAGTCCGGCTGCCCAGGCAAAGGTCTTGCATGTGTTGGAGTACGGTGACGTGCACAAGGTGGGCTCCTTAGAGAGCATTCGCGTGAACGTGCGCGTGCTGGCTGCAACTAATCGCCAGTTGGAACAGGATGTTGCCGAGGGTCGTTTTCGGCCCGACCTCTACCATAGGCTGAAGGTAGTCGTCTTGCACGTCCCGCCCTTGCGCGAGCACCCGGAGGATATCCCCCTCCTGGCCAACCACTTCTTGCGCACCTTTTGTGAGTTGAACCGCCGCCCACCGGCGACTCTCGCCCCTGAAGCGTTGCAACTTCTCTTCCGCTACCATTGGCCCAACAATATCCGCGAGTTGCGCAACCTCATGGAGAGGGTGTGGATCCTGTGCAGCTCTGAGGTGGTAAACGCCTGGGAGTTAGAGCAGGTGTGGGAAAAAGAAGAGGGGCAGGTACCGGAGTCCCTGTTCCGTGGTCAGATTGTGCCGCTTGCGGAGGCCTGGCGCCAGTTTGAGCGGGCGTACATCAGGCGGGCCTTGGTCGCCTGCCGGGGCAACGTCAGCGAAACCGCGCGGCTTCTGCAGATCAACAGGAGTCATTTGCATGTGAAGATGAGGGAGTTGGGGGTGGGGGGCGGGCCAGCGTCGTAA
- a CDS encoding FecR domain-containing protein: MCWKRALGTLGVVFLVSLAFADAARDIAVILKSTGKVEIGTPAEQRWKPAARGTRLSSGARIRTGENSLATLIFTDDKSLLKIRSDTEISLEGERQAGTVSKRLTVGAGELWAKITKGGGGYRLETPSGVAAVKGTEFYLLVAEDGSATAIVLDGIVELMNSLGSVLVGSGQTGTMGRDTPPQASGSQNVPDWGETGVNVQAEEGMLRVEFRDESGAKRYLLIRYNPR, encoded by the coding sequence ATGTGCTGGAAGAGAGCGCTTGGGACCTTAGGAGTTGTGTTTCTCGTCAGCCTTGCCTTTGCTGACGCTGCCCGGGACATCGCCGTGATTCTGAAGAGCACCGGGAAGGTGGAAATTGGCACCCCGGCCGAGCAGCGATGGAAGCCCGCTGCCCGGGGCACGCGGCTCAGCTCCGGCGCCCGCATACGCACCGGCGAGAACTCCTTAGCCACCCTCATTTTCACCGACGACAAGAGTCTGCTCAAGATTCGCTCCGACACGGAGATTAGCTTAGAAGGCGAGCGACAGGCAGGCACGGTAAGCAAGCGGCTGACCGTCGGCGCCGGCGAACTGTGGGCCAAGATCACCAAGGGAGGAGGCGGCTATCGGCTGGAGACTCCCTCCGGTGTCGCGGCGGTGAAAGGTACCGAGTTCTACCTGCTGGTGGCTGAGGATGGGTCAGCGACGGCCATCGTCTTGGACGGCATAGTGGAACTGATGAATAGCCTGGGCAGCGTTCTGGTCGGCTCTGGCCAGACTGGCACCATGGGGCGGGACACCCCACCACAGGCGTCTGGCTCGCAAAATGTGCCCGACTGGGGCGAAACAGGTGTAAACGTCCAGGCCGAAGAAGGCATGTTGCGCGTCGAGTTTCGTGACGAGAGCGGCGCAAAGCGCTACCTCCTCATCCGGTACAACCCACGCTGA